From Streptomyces sp. 6-11-2, one genomic window encodes:
- a CDS encoding glycoside hydrolase family 16 protein, with protein MSEPPVAPAVTRRRRSLRRALVAVLGTLGLAAAAATAGTLPANASAPTPPAGWTQVFLDEFDGPAGAGVNTSNWQYDTGTSYPGGAANWGTGEVETMTSSTSNVALDGSGNLLITPRRDASGNWTSGRIETKRTDFQPPAGGKLRVQARIQMPNVTGAAAKGYWPAFWMLGAPFRGNYWNWPGVGELDIMENVQGLNTNWATIHCGTNPGGPCNETSGIGNSTSCTGTTCQAGFHTYAMEWDKSTSPEQIRFYLDGVNFHTVKANQVDATTWTNATNHGYFVILNVAMGGGFPGAFGGGPDGGTEPGHPMTVDYVQVLQSSDGGSGTTPPPSGNRDAYSPIQAESYDSQSGVVTESTTDTGGGQNIGSIANGDWALYKGVNFGSTAAGQFYARVASGAASGVSGLVEVRLDNRGNAPIGSFALANTGGWQSWRTVPANISPVTGTHDVYLTFSSGQPADFVNVNWFDFGH; from the coding sequence ATGAGTGAACCCCCCGTCGCACCCGCCGTGACGCGTCGCAGACGTTCCCTGCGGCGCGCGCTGGTCGCCGTCCTCGGCACGCTCGGCCTGGCGGCGGCCGCCGCCACCGCCGGGACCCTGCCCGCGAACGCCTCCGCCCCCACACCCCCGGCGGGCTGGACGCAGGTCTTCCTCGACGAGTTCGACGGCCCGGCCGGTGCCGGCGTCAACACGTCCAACTGGCAGTACGACACCGGCACTTCCTACCCTGGCGGCGCCGCCAACTGGGGTACCGGCGAGGTCGAGACGATGACCTCCAGCACCAGCAACGTCGCCCTGGACGGCAGCGGCAACCTGCTCATCACCCCGCGCCGGGACGCCTCCGGCAACTGGACCTCGGGCCGCATCGAGACCAAGCGCACCGACTTCCAGCCCCCGGCCGGCGGCAAGCTGCGCGTGCAGGCCCGCATCCAGATGCCCAATGTCACCGGCGCCGCCGCCAAGGGGTACTGGCCCGCCTTCTGGATGCTGGGCGCGCCCTTCCGCGGCAACTACTGGAACTGGCCCGGGGTCGGCGAGCTGGACATCATGGAGAACGTCCAGGGCCTCAACACCAACTGGGCGACCATCCACTGCGGCACCAACCCGGGCGGTCCGTGCAACGAGACGTCGGGCATCGGCAACTCGACGTCGTGCACGGGCACCACCTGCCAGGCCGGCTTCCACACCTACGCGATGGAGTGGGACAAGTCGACCAGCCCCGAGCAGATCCGCTTCTACCTCGACGGTGTCAACTTCCACACCGTCAAGGCCAACCAGGTGGACGCCACGACCTGGACGAACGCCACCAACCACGGTTACTTCGTCATCCTGAACGTGGCGATGGGCGGCGGCTTCCCCGGCGCGTTCGGCGGCGGCCCGGACGGCGGCACCGAGCCCGGCCACCCGATGACCGTGGACTACGTGCAGGTGCTCCAGTCCTCTGACGGTGGGAGCGGTACCACACCGCCCCCGTCCGGCAACCGGGACGCCTACAGCCCCATCCAGGCCGAGTCGTACGACAGCCAGAGCGGCGTCGTCACCGAGTCGACCACCGACACCGGCGGCGGCCAGAACATCGGCTCCATAGCAAACGGCGACTGGGCCCTCTACAAGGGCGTGAACTTCGGCTCCACCGCGGCCGGGCAGTTCTACGCGCGGGTCGCCAGCGGCGCGGCAAGCGGGGTCAGCGGACTGGTCGAGGTACGCCTGGACAACCGCGGCAACGCCCCCATCGGCAGCTTCGCGCTGGCCAACACGGGAGGCTGGCAGTCCTGGAGGACGGTCCCGGCGAACATCAGCCCGGTGACCGGCACCCACGACGTGTACCTCACCTTCAGCAGCGGCCAGCCGGCGGACTTCGTGAACGTCAACTGGTTCGACTTCGGTCACTGA
- the zwf gene encoding glucose-6-phosphate dehydrogenase — protein sequence MSKKPTEAAAQASPAADTGPPATAAARGRAPTAATKPTAPSPGPDPNADPGPNAGPGPTDGRAPAATRAQAPESRSAPPDRKAPTGTAAARTKENQAPDAGADVRVPVAAAADWVNPLRDPRDRRLPRIAGPSGLVIFGVTGDLSRKKLMPAVYDLANRGLLPPGFSLVGFARRDWEDQDFAQVVHDAVQDHARTPFREEVWQQLSEGMRFVPGDFDDDTAFKHLRAAVEDLDSSRGTSGNFAFYLSVPPRFFPKVVQQLKKHGLAEGPRGSWRRAVIEKPFGHDLASARELNRIVHEVFDPEQVFRIDHYLGKETVQNILALRFANQMYEPVWNRHYVDHVQITMAEDIGIGGRAGYYDGIGAARDVLQNHLLQLMALTAMEEPIAFDAEALLTEKLKVLKSVRLPEDLGAHTVRAQYAPGWQGGRQVVGYLQEEGINARSKTDTYAALRLEIDNRRWAGVPFYLRTGKRLGRRVTEIAVVFQRAPHSPFDSTATEELGENAIVIRVQPDEGMTVRFGSKVPGTSMEIRDVTMDFAYGESFTESSPEAYERLILDVLLGDANLFPRHQEVEESWKILDPVEAYWDDHGRPAQYPAGTWGPPEADEMLARDGRSWRRP from the coding sequence ATGAGCAAGAAGCCCACCGAGGCGGCGGCGCAGGCCTCCCCGGCGGCCGATACCGGACCACCGGCCACCGCGGCCGCCCGCGGCCGGGCGCCGACCGCGGCCACGAAGCCCACGGCCCCGAGCCCCGGTCCCGACCCCAACGCCGACCCCGGCCCCAACGCCGGACCCGGCCCCACGGACGGCCGGGCCCCGGCGGCCACCCGCGCCCAGGCGCCGGAGTCACGGTCGGCACCGCCCGACCGCAAGGCCCCCACCGGGACCGCGGCCGCCCGCACCAAGGAGAACCAGGCACCGGACGCGGGTGCCGATGTCCGGGTGCCGGTGGCGGCGGCCGCCGATTGGGTGAATCCGCTGCGTGATCCCCGGGACCGGCGGCTGCCGCGCATCGCGGGGCCGTCCGGACTCGTGATCTTCGGCGTCACCGGGGACCTGTCCCGCAAGAAGCTGATGCCCGCCGTGTACGACCTGGCCAACCGCGGGCTGCTGCCCCCGGGCTTCTCCCTCGTCGGCTTCGCCCGGCGGGACTGGGAGGACCAGGACTTCGCGCAGGTGGTGCACGACGCGGTGCAGGACCACGCGCGTACGCCGTTCCGCGAGGAGGTCTGGCAGCAGCTCTCCGAGGGCATGCGGTTCGTCCCCGGCGACTTCGACGACGACACGGCGTTCAAGCACCTGCGGGCGGCGGTGGAGGACCTGGACTCCTCGCGCGGCACGAGCGGCAACTTCGCCTTCTACCTCTCCGTACCGCCGAGGTTCTTTCCCAAGGTCGTGCAGCAGCTGAAGAAGCACGGCCTGGCGGAGGGCCCTCGGGGCTCCTGGCGGCGAGCGGTCATCGAAAAGCCGTTCGGTCACGACCTGGCCAGCGCCCGGGAGCTGAACCGGATCGTGCACGAGGTGTTCGACCCGGAACAGGTCTTCCGTATCGACCACTACCTGGGCAAGGAGACCGTCCAGAACATCCTGGCCCTGCGTTTCGCCAACCAGATGTACGAGCCGGTCTGGAACCGCCACTACGTCGATCATGTGCAGATCACCATGGCCGAGGACATCGGCATCGGCGGCCGGGCCGGCTACTACGACGGCATCGGCGCCGCCCGCGACGTACTCCAGAACCACCTGCTGCAACTGATGGCGCTCACCGCGATGGAGGAACCCATCGCCTTCGACGCCGAGGCGCTGCTCACGGAGAAGCTGAAGGTGCTGAAGTCGGTGCGGCTGCCCGAGGACCTGGGTGCCCACACCGTGCGCGCCCAGTACGCGCCGGGCTGGCAGGGCGGCAGGCAGGTCGTCGGCTACCTCCAGGAGGAGGGCATCAACGCGCGGTCGAAGACCGACACCTACGCGGCGCTGCGCCTGGAGATCGACAACCGGCGCTGGGCCGGTGTCCCGTTCTACCTGCGCACCGGCAAGCGCCTGGGCCGCCGGGTCACCGAGATCGCGGTGGTCTTCCAGCGGGCCCCGCACTCCCCCTTCGACTCCACCGCCACCGAGGAGCTGGGCGAGAACGCGATCGTGATCCGCGTCCAGCCGGACGAGGGCATGACGGTCCGGTTCGGCTCGAAGGTGCCGGGCACCTCCATGGAGATCCGGGACGTGACGATGGACTTCGCCTACGGCGAGTCCTTCACGGAGTCCAGCCCGGAGGCGTACGAACGCCTCATCCTTGACGTACTGCTCGGCGACGCGAACCTGTTCCCCCGCCACCAGGAAGTGGAAGAGTCCTGGAAGATCCTCGACCCGGTGGAGGCGTACTGGGACGACCACGGCAGGCCGGCGCAGTACCCGGCGGGCACGTGGGGTCCGCCGGAAGCCGACGAGATGCTCGCACGAGACGGACGGAGCTGGCGCAGGCCATGA
- the opcA gene encoding glucose-6-phosphate dehydrogenase assembly protein OpcA, producing MKIDLTDTTAGDINKALVRGRRAIGTPAVGMVLTMVIVTDEENAYDSLKAAEEASREHPSRTLLVIKRHARTLRDRTHSRLDAEVRVGSEAGTGETVVLRTYGDVSDHADSVVLPLLLPDAPVVVWWPVDAPENPSKDPLGRLAQRRITDLYAFERPLEILQTRARNYAPGDTDLAWTRLTLWRSMLAAALDQARMRVISAAVEAEADNPSAELLARWLEARLDVRADRVVSGGPVVTAVRLGTENGEVVIDRPEGPLATLTLPGQPPRTLALKVRPLSELIAEELRRLDADEMYAVALRGESAKETV from the coding sequence ATGAAGATCGACCTGACCGACACCACCGCGGGAGACATCAACAAGGCGCTGGTGCGGGGCCGCCGCGCCATCGGCACTCCCGCCGTGGGCATGGTCCTGACGATGGTCATCGTCACGGACGAGGAGAACGCCTACGACTCCCTGAAGGCCGCCGAGGAGGCCTCGCGCGAGCATCCCTCGCGCACCCTGCTCGTCATCAAGCGGCACGCCCGCACGCTGCGGGACCGCACGCACTCCCGGCTGGACGCGGAGGTGCGGGTGGGCTCCGAGGCCGGCACGGGCGAGACGGTGGTGCTGCGCACCTACGGCGACGTGTCCGACCACGCCGACTCGGTGGTGCTGCCGCTGCTGCTGCCGGACGCGCCGGTCGTCGTCTGGTGGCCGGTGGACGCGCCCGAGAACCCCTCGAAGGATCCGCTGGGCAGGCTGGCACAGCGCAGGATCACCGATCTGTACGCCTTCGAGCGCCCGCTGGAGATCCTGCAGACCCGCGCGCGCAACTACGCCCCCGGCGACACCGACCTCGCCTGGACCCGGCTCACGCTCTGGCGCTCGATGCTGGCCGCGGCCCTGGACCAGGCCCGAATGCGGGTGATCTCGGCGGCGGTGGAGGCCGAGGCGGACAACCCGAGCGCGGAGCTGCTGGCCCGCTGGCTGGAGGCCCGGCTGGACGTGCGCGCGGACCGCGTGGTCTCCGGCGGCCCGGTGGTCACGGCCGTACGGCTGGGCACCGAAAACGGCGAGGTCGTCATCGACCGGCCCGAGGGCCCGCTGGCCACGCTGACCCTACCGGGTCAGCCGCCGCGCACCCTCGCGCTGAAGGTCCGCCCCCTCTCCGAACTCATCGCCGAGGAGCTGCGCCGCCTCGACGCCGACGAGATGTACGCCGTCGCCCTGCGCGGCGAGAGCGCCAAGGAGACCGTCTGA
- the gnd gene encoding phosphogluconate dehydrogenase (NAD(+)-dependent, decarboxylating) — MQLGLVGLGKMGGNMRERLRNAGLTVVGYDRDPDLSDVDNLVDLVDRLEAPRTVWVMVPAGAATQGVIDQLATLLKPGDIVVDGGNSRWTDDEKHAKQLRARDIGFVDAGVSGGVWGLKNGYALMVGGDEEHVRWLEPVFDALKPQGPYGFVHAGKVGAGHFAKMVHNGIEYAMMQAYAEGWELLEKVDSVTDVREVFRSWTQGTVIRSWLLDLAVDALDDDEHLEKLRGYAEDSGEGRWTVEAAIDNAVPMPAITSALFARFASRQEDSPQMKMVAALRNQFGGHAVEAAPQEQTKKD; from the coding sequence ATGCAGTTGGGTCTCGTCGGCCTCGGCAAGATGGGCGGCAACATGCGGGAACGCCTCCGCAACGCCGGCCTCACCGTGGTGGGCTACGACCGCGATCCGGACCTCTCCGACGTGGACAACCTGGTCGATCTCGTGGACCGGCTCGAGGCGCCGCGCACGGTCTGGGTGATGGTGCCCGCCGGTGCCGCCACCCAGGGCGTCATCGACCAGCTGGCGACCCTGCTCAAGCCGGGCGACATCGTCGTCGACGGCGGCAACTCCCGCTGGACGGACGACGAGAAGCACGCCAAACAGCTGCGCGCGCGGGACATCGGCTTCGTCGACGCGGGCGTCTCCGGGGGCGTGTGGGGCCTGAAGAACGGCTACGCACTGATGGTCGGCGGCGACGAGGAGCACGTCCGGTGGCTGGAGCCGGTCTTCGACGCGCTCAAGCCACAGGGCCCGTACGGCTTCGTCCACGCGGGCAAGGTGGGCGCGGGCCACTTCGCGAAGATGGTCCACAACGGCATCGAGTACGCGATGATGCAGGCCTACGCCGAGGGCTGGGAGCTGCTGGAGAAGGTCGACTCGGTCACCGACGTGCGCGAGGTGTTCCGCTCCTGGACACAGGGCACCGTCATCCGCTCCTGGCTGCTGGACCTCGCCGTCGACGCCCTGGACGACGACGAGCACCTGGAGAAGCTGCGCGGCTACGCGGAGGACTCCGGCGAGGGCCGCTGGACGGTGGAGGCCGCCATCGACAACGCCGTGCCGATGCCGGCCATCACCTCCGCCCTGTTCGCGCGGTTCGCCTCCCGGCAGGAGGACTCCCCGCAGATGAAGATGGTCGCGGCGCTGCGCAACCAGTTCGGGGGCCACGCGGTGGAGGCGGCGCCGCAGGAGCAGACGAAGAAGGACTGA
- a CDS encoding TetR/AcrR family transcriptional regulator, with protein MTGTERGPRERMVFSAAQLIRRDGVGATGMREVAAHADAPRGSLQHYFPGGKEQLVNEAVAWAGRYAGRRVARFMAGLAEPTPGGLFAAMVRQWTDEYETAGSFSGCPVAAATVDCASAHASTREAAAAAFTAWRAPVAEALTGMGVPAERAEPLATLMISSLEGAIIMARAEGGVRSLETVARELGPLLDAAAPH; from the coding sequence ATGACGGGTACCGAGCGGGGACCGCGCGAGCGGATGGTCTTCAGCGCGGCCCAGCTCATCCGGCGCGACGGCGTGGGCGCGACCGGGATGCGGGAGGTGGCCGCCCACGCGGACGCGCCCCGAGGATCCCTCCAGCACTACTTCCCGGGCGGCAAGGAACAGCTGGTCAACGAGGCGGTGGCCTGGGCCGGCCGGTACGCGGGCCGTCGTGTCGCCCGCTTCATGGCGGGCCTGGCCGAGCCGACGCCGGGCGGGCTGTTCGCCGCGATGGTCCGGCAGTGGACCGACGAGTACGAGACGGCGGGATCCTTCTCCGGCTGCCCGGTCGCCGCGGCGACGGTGGACTGCGCCTCGGCCCACGCGTCCACCCGGGAGGCGGCCGCCGCCGCGTTCACGGCCTGGCGGGCGCCGGTCGCGGAGGCCCTGACGGGCATGGGCGTACCGGCCGAGCGCGCTGAACCGCTGGCCACGCTGATGATCAGCTCCCTGGAAGGGGCGATCATCATGGCCCGCGCCGAAGGAGGCGTACGGTCCCTGGAAACCGTGGCCCGCGAACTGGGCCCCCTCCTGGACGCGGCCGCGCCCCACTGA
- a CDS encoding NAD(P)-dependent oxidoreductase, which translates to MNVGFIGLGVMGQPMALRLARSGTPLTVWNRTASRTAPLRAAGAQVAADPAGVFARSDVVLLMLADDAATDAVLGRGGPDFAARVAGRVVVHMGTTSPACSRALEADVRAAGGSYVEAPVSGSRVPAENGHLVAMLAGEERAVRTVRPLLAPLCRETFVCGPAPGALLTKLSVNLFLITLVTGLTEAFHFAERQGLDPRLFLDVLDAGPMASPVSRMKAPKLLSGDFDVQAAVLDVLKNNRLIAGAARASGTASPLLDVCHALFEETVSLGHGGQDMVAVLRAIENRTRTGAAPGQGAPHPPAAPLGMP; encoded by the coding sequence GTGAACGTCGGCTTCATCGGTCTCGGAGTCATGGGACAGCCCATGGCCCTCCGGCTGGCCCGCTCCGGCACTCCCCTCACCGTGTGGAACCGGACAGCCTCCCGTACGGCCCCCCTGCGCGCGGCCGGCGCCCAGGTGGCGGCGGACCCCGCCGGGGTGTTCGCCCGGTCGGACGTGGTGCTCCTGATGCTGGCGGACGACGCCGCCACCGACGCCGTCCTCGGCCGGGGCGGGCCGGACTTCGCCGCGCGTGTCGCGGGGCGGGTGGTCGTCCACATGGGCACCACCTCGCCCGCCTGCTCACGCGCCCTGGAGGCCGACGTACGGGCTGCGGGCGGGAGCTATGTCGAGGCGCCCGTCTCCGGCTCCCGCGTCCCGGCGGAGAACGGCCACCTGGTGGCGATGCTGGCCGGTGAGGAGCGAGCGGTGCGGACCGTACGGCCGCTGCTCGCTCCCCTGTGCCGGGAGACGTTCGTGTGCGGCCCCGCACCGGGCGCGCTGCTGACGAAACTGTCGGTGAACCTCTTCCTGATCACGCTGGTGACCGGGCTCACCGAGGCGTTCCACTTCGCCGAGCGGCAGGGGCTCGACCCGCGGCTGTTCCTCGACGTCCTGGACGCGGGCCCGATGGCCAGCCCGGTCTCCCGGATGAAGGCACCCAAGCTGCTGTCCGGGGACTTCGACGTCCAGGCGGCCGTCCTCGACGTGCTGAAGAACAACCGGCTGATCGCCGGGGCGGCACGCGCGTCCGGCACTGCCTCACCGCTGCTCGACGTGTGCCACGCCCTGTTCGAGGAGACGGTGTCGCTCGGCCACGGCGGACAGGACATGGTGGCGGTCCTGCGGGCGATCGAGAACCGCACCCGCACCGGCGCCGCCCCCGGACAGGGCGCGCCTCACCCGCCGGCGGCGCCCTTGGGAATGCCGTAG
- a CDS encoding PPOX class F420-dependent oxidoreductase: MTQDTPYDAVQDALLALLSEGRGGVLVTLKRDGRPQLSNVAHAYDPDERVIRVSITDDRAKTRNLRRDPRASYHVTSPDRWAYTVAEGSADLSPVAADPYDETVEELVRLYRDVLGEHPDWDDYRAAMVRERRLVLRLRVERAYGIPKGAAGG, encoded by the coding sequence ATGACTCAGGACACGCCGTACGACGCCGTGCAGGACGCCCTGCTGGCTTTGCTCTCCGAAGGCCGCGGTGGGGTGCTGGTCACCCTCAAGCGGGACGGCCGGCCCCAGCTGTCGAACGTCGCCCACGCCTACGACCCGGACGAGCGGGTCATCCGCGTCTCGATCACCGACGACCGCGCCAAGACCCGCAATCTGCGCCGGGACCCGCGGGCCTCGTACCACGTCACCAGCCCGGACCGGTGGGCCTACACGGTCGCCGAGGGCAGCGCGGACCTGTCACCGGTCGCCGCGGACCCGTACGACGAGACCGTCGAGGAACTGGTCCGCCTCTACCGGGACGTCCTCGGCGAGCACCCCGACTGGGACGACTACCGGGCCGCCATGGTCCGCGAGCGCCGCCTGGTGCTCCGCCTGCGGGTGGAACGGGCCTACGGCATTCCCAAGGGCGCCGCCGGCGGGTGA
- the ribA gene encoding GTP cyclohydrolase II yields the protein MTEDLGVLGKKSARRTGVERVVNAPLPTVYGKFQAVGYLDHDRGDEQVALVHGDIGTDRVLVRLHSECLTGDAFGSQHCECGDQLDAALRAVVAEGSGIVVYLRGHEGRGIGLLAKLRAMALQAEGLDTVEANLALGLPVDARDYGVAAGMLRDLGVRSVRLMSNNPRKRDALVRHGIQVAEQVPLLIPPCESNITYLRTKRERLDHHLPHLDAVAHLS from the coding sequence ATGACAGAAGACCTCGGCGTACTCGGCAAGAAGTCGGCCCGGCGCACGGGCGTGGAGCGCGTCGTGAATGCCCCGCTGCCCACCGTGTACGGGAAATTCCAGGCGGTCGGCTACCTGGACCACGACCGCGGTGACGAACAAGTCGCGCTGGTGCACGGCGACATCGGCACCGACCGGGTCCTGGTCCGGCTGCACTCGGAGTGCCTGACCGGGGACGCCTTCGGCTCCCAGCACTGCGAGTGCGGCGACCAGCTCGACGCCGCGCTGCGCGCCGTCGTCGCCGAAGGCAGCGGCATCGTCGTCTACTTGCGCGGGCACGAGGGCCGGGGCATCGGGCTGCTCGCCAAGCTGCGGGCGATGGCCCTTCAGGCGGAGGGCCTGGACACGGTCGAGGCCAACCTGGCGCTCGGTCTGCCGGTCGACGCCCGCGACTACGGCGTCGCCGCCGGGATGCTGCGCGACCTGGGCGTGCGCTCGGTGCGGCTGATGTCCAACAATCCGCGCAAGCGCGATGCGTTGGTGCGGCACGGCATCCAAGTCGCCGAGCAGGTACCGCTGCTGATCCCGCCGTGCGAGAGCAACATCACCTACCTGCGCACCAAGCGGGAGCGGCTCGACCACCACCTGCCCCACCTGGACGCGGTGGCGCACCTGTCCTGA
- a CDS encoding creatininase family protein, which yields MSGSGTRPTAHGLLPADTTQDVRTRGADLSRQVAVLPVGSFEQHGPFLPLATDTLVACAIARRIADAYPVHLLPPVTISCSHEHAAWPGTVSISSVTLHAVVRDIADSLRRSGVEALVVVNGHGGNYVLGNVVQEASVRGERLALFPAAEDWQTALEAAGVRTSPLTDMHAGEIETSILLHAHPEMVRAGYESADFVADDRRHLLTTGMSAYTESGVIGRPSLGSAEKGEELLNSLADSFGPYFSLLTSEGLELPGSGRA from the coding sequence ATGAGTGGTTCGGGAACGCGGCCGACGGCACATGGTCTGTTGCCGGCGGACACCACGCAAGACGTACGGACGCGGGGGGCGGACCTCTCACGGCAGGTGGCGGTGCTGCCGGTGGGCAGTTTCGAACAGCACGGCCCGTTCCTCCCGTTGGCGACCGACACGCTGGTCGCCTGTGCCATCGCCCGCCGGATCGCCGACGCGTACCCGGTGCATCTCCTTCCGCCGGTGACGATCTCCTGCTCGCACGAGCACGCCGCCTGGCCGGGAACCGTCAGCATCTCTTCCGTGACCCTTCATGCGGTGGTGCGGGACATCGCGGACTCGCTGCGCCGCTCCGGCGTCGAGGCCCTGGTGGTCGTCAACGGTCATGGCGGCAACTACGTGCTGGGCAACGTCGTTCAGGAGGCCTCCGTGCGCGGTGAGCGCCTCGCGCTGTTCCCCGCCGCGGAGGACTGGCAGACGGCCCTCGAGGCGGCCGGGGTGCGCACCTCGCCGCTCACCGACATGCACGCGGGGGAAATCGAGACCTCCATTCTTCTGCACGCTCATCCGGAAATGGTCCGGGCCGGTTACGAGTCCGCCGATTTCGTCGCGGACGACCGGCGGCATCTGCTCACCACCGGAATGTCCGCCTATACCGAATCGGGCGTCATCGGCCGCCCTTCCCTGGGTTCCGCGGAAAAGGGTGAGGAACTGCTGAACAGCCTGGCGGATTCCTTCGGTCCGTATTTCTCGCTGCTCACGTCCGAGGGATTGGAGTTGCCGGGGAGCGGGCGCGCATAG
- a CDS encoding methyltransferase domain-containing protein produces MADTGAFSPQAAQHSEPPAVIPGAGPAQRPGERATVRLREGATEEEPPRYAPEWLQLREAADAAARATELLDPLRIRLVNLPSRHGGLVVHDLGCGTGSMGRWLASRLDGAQHWVLHDRDPYLLHFAAVASPRAAADGSRVTVETRRGDVARLTPDALSGASLVTASALLDVLTREEIDTLAAACAGAGCPALLTLSVAGRVELTTADPLDAEITEAFNAHQRRTGLLGPDAVDAACEAFAAHGATVRLDPSPWRLGPDQRELTAQWLRGWVGAAVEQRPELKPRADRYLADRLEACAAGELRVVVHHNDLLALSRPTDRAA; encoded by the coding sequence ATGGCGGACACCGGCGCGTTCTCCCCACAGGCGGCTCAGCACTCCGAGCCCCCGGCGGTGATTCCGGGGGCCGGGCCCGCGCAGCGGCCCGGGGAACGGGCCACCGTAAGGCTTCGGGAGGGCGCGACGGAGGAGGAGCCGCCCCGGTACGCACCCGAGTGGTTGCAGCTCCGGGAGGCGGCGGACGCCGCCGCGCGGGCGACGGAACTGCTCGATCCGCTGCGGATCCGGCTGGTCAACCTGCCGAGCCGGCACGGCGGGCTCGTGGTGCACGACCTGGGATGCGGCACCGGCTCGATGGGCCGCTGGCTCGCCTCCCGGCTGGACGGCGCCCAGCACTGGGTCCTGCACGACCGCGACCCCTACCTGCTGCACTTCGCGGCCGTCGCCTCCCCGCGCGCCGCCGCCGACGGCAGCCGGGTCACCGTGGAGACGCGGCGCGGCGACGTGGCCCGGCTCACCCCGGACGCCCTGTCCGGCGCGTCCCTGGTCACGGCCTCCGCGCTGCTGGACGTCCTGACCCGCGAGGAGATCGACACCCTCGCCGCGGCCTGCGCCGGGGCGGGCTGCCCGGCGCTGCTGACCCTCTCGGTGGCCGGCCGGGTCGAACTGACCACGGCCGATCCGCTGGACGCCGAGATCACCGAGGCGTTCAACGCCCATCAGCGGCGCACCGGACTGCTCGGTCCCGACGCGGTCGACGCGGCCTGCGAGGCCTTCGCCGCGCACGGCGCCACCGTACGACTGGACCCGAGCCCCTGGCGGCTCGGCCCCGATCAGCGCGAACTGACCGCCCAGTGGCTGCGCGGCTGGGTCGGCGCGGCCGTCGAACAGCGTCCCGAGCTGAAGCCGCGCGCGGACCGTTACCTCGCCGACCGCCTGGAGGCCTGCGCGGCGGGGGAGTTGCGGGTCGTCGTGCACCACAACGACCTGCTGGCGCTGTCCCGGCCGACGGATCGTGCCGCATGA